Proteins encoded by one window of Megachile rotundata isolate GNS110a chromosome 10, iyMegRotu1, whole genome shotgun sequence:
- the Fic gene encoding FIC domain protein adenylyltransferase: protein MLASRGNLVYGFDGKSVYVNGTKRRENASDVMTANRIVAFLVFASGVAVAVIGTLLSQYIRGSFKGFPDYDYRHVFVPLPSEGTLDVYDEADTLDVALPTWSQLDRLEARDSARTTAEALTSLHLALEMKLSGKRKKAVKLFRHAVALAPRHPDILNHYGEFLEHTQNDVIKANEYYVRALSYQPNHEGALINSQRTARVVEELDRRMLRRIDEKRNALSAIPDNNAALIRAKKEAYFQHIYHTVGIEGNTMNLAQTRAIVETRTAVAGKSIDEHNEILGLDAAMKYINATLVNRVGSISIKDILDIHTRVLGHVDPVQGGQFRRTQVYVGGHVPPGPGDIHYLMEEFAMWLNSERAIRMHPVRYAALAHYKLVHIHPFSDGNGRTSRLLMNMILMQAGYPPVIIHKQHRHTYYENLQIANAGDVRPFVRFIAECTEQTLDLFLWATSEFSRQVPALGQDTLFTERQDTIVLEEDGSGQDDFDND from the exons ATGCTGGCGTCGCGCGGAAACTTGGTTTACGGATTCGACGGAAAATCCGTGTACGTGAACGGGACGAAGCGTCGAGAAAATGCCAGCGACGTTATGACGGCGAATCGTATCGTCGCGTTTCTAGTGTTCGCGTCCGGTGTCGCGGTTGCAGTCATCGGCACCCTGTTGTCTCAATACATTCGCGGTTCTTTCAAGGGTTTTCCAG ATTACGACTATCGCCATGTATTCGTCCCGTTGCCCTCGGAAGGTACGTTGGACGTGTACGACGAAGCGGATACCTTGGACGTGGCGTTGCCGACGTGGTCTCAGTTGGATCGACTGGAAGCCCGAGACAGCGCGAGGACCACCGCCGAGGCGTTAACGTCGTTGCACTTGGCGCTCGAGATGAAATTATCGGGAAAGCGAAAGAAGGCGGTCAAATTGTTTCGACACGCGGTCGCTTTGGCTCCTCGCCATCCGGATATCTTGAATCATTACGGAGAATTTCTCGAGCACACGCAGAACGACGTGATCAAAGCGAACGAATATTATGTACGGGCGTTGAGTTACCAACCGAATCACGAGGGAGCTCTGATAAACAGTCAGAGGACGGCTCGCGTCGTCGAAGAATTGGATAGGCGGATGCTCAGGCGCATAGACGAGAAGAGGAACGCGTTGTCCGCTATACCGGATAACAACGCTGCTTTGATTCGCGCCAAAAAGGAGGCTTACTTTCAACACATTTACCACACGGTTGGTATCGAGGGAAACACGATGAATCTCGCGCAAACCAGAGCCATAGTCGAAACTCGTACCGCGGTCGCTGGCAAGAGCATCGACGAGCACAACGAGATTCTCGGGTTGGACGCTGCGATGAAATACATCAACGCCACCCTGGTCAATCGAGTTGGCTCCATTTCCATCAAGGACATACTCGATATACACACGCGCGTTCTGGGACACGTGGATCCCGTCCAAGGCGGTCAATTTCGACGCACCCAAGTGTACGTCGGTGGTCACGTGCCTCCCGGTCCCGGTGACATACATTACCTGATGGAGGAATTCGCGATGTGGTTGAACAGCGAAAGGGCTATTCGAATGCATCCGGTCAG GTACGCGGCTTTGGCGCATTACAAGCTGGTGCACATACATCCGTTCTCCGACGGTAACGGCAGGACGTCTCGCTTGTTAATGAACATGATCCTCATGCAGGCCGGCTATCCGCCGGTTATCATTCACAAACAACACCGGCACACCTACTACGAGAACCTCCAGATCGCTAACGCGGGAGATGTCCGACCGTTCGTCAGATTCATCGCCGAGTGTACGGAGCAAACGTTGGATCTGTTCTTATGGGCTACCAGCGAATTCTCCAGACAAGTGCCGGCTCTCGGTCAAGATACCCTGTTCACGGAACGACAGGACACCATCGTTTTGGAGGAGGACGGCAGCGGTCAGGATGATTTCGATAACGACTGA